In one window of Amblyomma americanum isolate KBUSLIRL-KWMA chromosome 9, ASM5285725v1, whole genome shotgun sequence DNA:
- the LOC144104375 gene encoding insulin-like, which produces MASSSCNTVPVAVCALLLLCAATLASSSSLEKRDRLCGGRLVETLAFLCGRGIFDPNQKRHLGRPAPPVLAPWVSLLDGGSPKLGFLDAKTALQLLRPSARFGRQTRGIVEECCHKSCTPSELYSYCARDTSGGDE; this is translated from the exons ATGGCGTCCTCTTCCTGCAACACGGTTCCCGTGGCGGTGTGcgccctgctgctgctgtgcgccgCCACGCTGGCCTCTTCGTCATCGCTTGAGAAGCGGGACCGTTTATGCGGCGGTCGCCTGGTGGAGACCCTGGCGTTCCTGTGCGGCCGTGGGATCTTCGACCCCAACCAGAAAAGGCACCTCGGCCGTCCTGCACCGCCAGTCC TGGCCCCCTGGGTGTCCCTCCTGGACGGCGGAAGTCCCAAACTCGGCTTCCTGGACGCCAAGACGGCACTGCAGCTACTTCGGCCATCTGCCCGCTTTGGTCGCCAGACGCGCGGCATCGTCGAGGAATGCTGCCACAAGAGCTGCACCCCTTCCGAGCTCTACTCCTACTGCGCCCGGGACACGTCCGGTGGTGATGAGTGA